The Carcharodon carcharias isolate sCarCar2 chromosome 2, sCarCar2.pri, whole genome shotgun sequence genomic sequence CAGGCTGTTTCCTTAATGGTGCACATTCCATTTACCAAAGTTAAGGAACTTAGATGGAGGTTGCAACTGTCAAGGTAGAAGTACCATCATTTATGAGAAGAAATACATATAGACTTTAATAAAGTGAAATAAGCTTCCTATTGCTTCTTCAACTAGAACCAACCTTGGGTTCTTTTGGATCACTGATATATTTCTGGAATTACTTTTCTTTAGACATGCTACACTGTAAACTTTGTCCTATGTTAGGAATCATAAGGGAAGGTGTTTCAAAATATGCTAGATAGCCATTATTTTATACTCACaaagaaagatcttgtaacagaaATGACAAAAATCAATGCTGAGCTTCACTGCAATTGGTACTACATGATTAATGGCTTACTATATCACCAGTGTTTTGTGGATCAGTTAGTACACTTCAGCCACATTCTTCTTGGTGAGTCGGCACAATCTCATACACTACCATTCTACTCACATTACATTTCCAAAtattttcctggccaatatttataccttAATCTGCTTTTAGTAATGCAGTttatctggtaattatcacattgctcccTATTTCAAATTGGTTacatttctacattacaacagtgactaaatttCAGAAGTGATCCATTAGCTGAAAAGTGCATTGGGTAGGGTCAGTTAGTTCAGATGGCTGGACTGTGGTACTTAATGCCAACAGTGCAGTTTTAGTTACTGTACCAACTGAAGCAGTTTTTGGATCTACCTCTTTTACTTTCCCCATTGTGATACCATAGCATAGAATACATGGAGAGTCATGTTAACAAACCTCAGTCACTTAGGACACTACATGAAGAGAAAGTGTGTTGAGAAGTTATGGAAGATGCTATGTAATTTCAGGTCTCTTTTTGTTCATATTTAGGTATCCAATGCTGGCAGTAGTCTGGTGAGCATATTACCTTCTGTAAGAAAATTATTttcctcttgttttttttttggaacaaCCAGCCTTCATGAAGAATAGGAAAAGGGGGATTTGGCGCAGTATATACAATGATATTCCCATATTCATCAAATGTTCATGTCTTCAAACTTGCTTCAGGTAATACATGTTAATTTTGAAAACCTATCGTTGTGTTTACAGGAAAACATATTATTGAGTAATTTACACATATAGATGTAACACTATCTTCCTAAAGAGTGAACCTCTCTGTCCATAGCAACATAACCACTTACCTGAGCCTCACAAATGCTGAATGGAAAGACAAAGGGTCGGAAACCTTCCTCACTTAAAAGGGCCTGTTGAATTACTGTTGGAGCTGAAATTGACCACATCATATAGCTTACCAGCACAGGGAGAAATTCATTCTCCTCTATTCAGTGAATCCCTTGGTTTAAATTGACAGATTACTGAGTCTGCCACAAAGGATTGGGCCTATTATAATCTCCCATTTCGCAGTATTTTGTCTTGAAGCAAACTCAAACGTAAAAAACTCAAACTCAACCCGCCACCCTCACCCATCTCAAGTTGATACATTTTATTGTTCTTAGACCAGCAACAAAAAATTGACGTGCACAATTGTTGCTTGTGTTTTTCAGTACTTTATTTGTGTGTAACGTGTGGAGGAACATTACTTGCCAGACCTGATACCATCACTAACTCCCTTGTAGGAGAACAAATCTTGTTCCCTATACAGCACCAAGGCAGAGAAGATCAGTGTAATGTAACATTTAGATCAAGACTTCCACAAACCTTTGAGATTTTAGTATGGAAGTTGAATAATCCAGAGAAGCTGTACATTGTGCACCCACTGTATCAAGACAGAGTTGGAATCCAGAAAGATTATGTGGTGCTGTATGATGCCCAGGTTCATGACACTGGACAATATGAAATACAGATTGAATACAATGGGACAGAACTGAGAAAACATAATGAGAACACTTTCAAGTTGCAAGTATTTGGTAAGTGTCCACAAAGTTATTGTTGGAGCTGAAACTGCTCAAATCACATAGCTTACCAGCACAGGAAGAAATTCAACTTTCATTAACAAATGAACCTTTCCAGCTCTCACCAAGCACCCCTTGACTTTGTAGACACATTGCTGACTTTGCCGCAGAAGATCAAGCCATTCTACTCTCCCATCAAACTGAAGCACAAAAAGAAAACCCTTTACCTACCTTTCCCTTCAACATCACTCAGCATGACTAACAACTAAAAACTAATGTGTGCAATTTATGTTTGTGTTTTCCAGTATTCGATTTGTTTGTAGTGTGTGAAGAAGCATTACGCCTCAAACTTCATACCATTACTAATGTTACTACAGGAGAACAGGTCCTGTTCCCTATACAGTACCAAAGCACAGATAAATATGATGTAACATTCAGTTTGAAATTTCCACGAACCTTTAAGATTTCAACATGGAAATCGAATAATCGGAAGAAGCTGCACATTGTCCACCCATTGTATCAACACAGAGTTGCAATCTACAGAGATTTTGTGGTACTGAATGATGTACATGTTAATGACACAGGAGAATATGAAATACACATTGACTACTACGGGACAGAACTGAAAAACCGTGATGAAAGTACTTTCAGGATGAAAGTATTTGGTAAGTGTTTAATACTGGAACCTCTGCTAACTCTGAGGATTGTACTTAACAACATAACATTATAAAATCAAATTTTTCATTGAGGCCTGAAAGGGGTCATGATGTAAATTGTTTTTGATTATTATAGATAGTTTTCGTTTGAAGTAAAGAAGGTCAAAACCTTCACATAATATCAGAAATGCAGTATGTACATTTacatcaacatatcatttgcAACACACTTAAAAGAACTAATTTGATCATTAACATCCCTCTGAACCCAGGTTCCTCCACAGGCAAATTCTGTAAGATTCCAGCTCACGTTGACAAAGCCACCAAACAAACCTgaagattggccagcagttctctaaGGGAGGACTTCCTTCTGAGcatgaggggtggaagtcccacctgcagccactTAATACTCATTCAAGCATGAAATGGCTGGGGAGTACTCGGAGTCGATGGGGAACTTTTCGAATGACAGGAAGCAAGACCCTGTCagccgaaaaattcaggcccttgttTAAAAGGAAGTGTTACTGAGGGTGGCATTATATCCTTAGTGGCTAAGAGCAAAGCAAGTTCCTCATGGGAAATATTTCTTTAGCATTTCAACTACCCCCGAATCAAAACACAGTCTCGATAATGGTGGCAACATTTTCTGTCACTGTTTTTGGACAAATTGGGTTCTGCGAAACCGTCTACACAAAACAATTCAGAAATTCATTGAACCCAATTGTTGAACTTCATACCACTTGTATTGCTCACTAGCTGACTTATTGATGTTGACAATACACTAGATACCATCAGAACATGAATAATTAAAGCAAGTTGGAAAGCTAATTtggattgtttttgttttcatgcTTGGCAGCAGAATTCCTGGTGCATATGACAATTCTTACATTATACCACCCAAAAAATCCATTGCCTCTTACGTAATCCATAAACTAGATACATTTGTGAAGCAATAAAGCAAAGCATGAGTTAATATCAGGACTTCTAATATATCGGAACTTCAGATTTTAACATTAGTCTGTttaaaatacaaaacaaaatgGAAAGCCTTGCGTTTGTGTTCTGGTTTATTGTACCACTCAGAAATATCTCACAGGGAATCATCTAAAATGAATTACTTTAAGGTGCCATGTCTATGTCGTGTAGATTAATCATTATTTGTGTATTTCAGAACCAGTTTCCGAGCCTGTGATAGCGATTCTTCGTAACTGTGTGAGTTCACCAAATATCATTTTGAACTGCTCTGTTTCCAACGGAACAAATGCCACGATTCACTGGGAAAAAGTGTCCTTGTCTGGAGTTCTCAATGagacctatgatgagaggctgctTATAATTGACTGTATTACTGAAGAGGACCAATATGTGTACAGATGCATTGCAAAAAACCCAGTCAGCAATGCAACCAGCAACCAATTTCCTGTCAGCCCAAAAGACTGGGCCAATCCCAAGGGTGAGAAATTGGAAAAATTATATGAACTATAACAGAAACACTTTATTTACAGTTTTCCTTCACAGGAATTCAGCTGAGAATGTGCAGTGATGCTGTTCTGACACATACATTCCTCTACatctatgggcagaaattttcactgagCAGTCGGGTACGTGTCCAACCTGCTCGAGTGTAAATAGCgagtgatgatgtcgggcaagcgtcccgacatcatcatgcacttgaGCAATATTTCGGTCTGCGGGCGCGCACAGTAGTCAGAGCCATACCAGCCATCAGTTACAAGGTcagttaagaccattaaaaaggcaattaaggtaaattgcctgtgtgatttcacACTCATCGAGTGGGCAAAACAGACAGGTGGACGGACAGctgacattttgcaaaacctcatccaagggagaGATAAAAAAGGGGTCAGCAGCATCGCCAGTGTGAGTAGCGAGGAGTTTTTGAGAGGGTTCGCTGCTGATtgtttattggtacttggcagcttcatctctgttggggcttcattgttaggcttcatttcaggactcattggtgtctccaaggcacccccccagaggattttgacaatgtggacccttccaggtatcagacgaCCTTCTGTTACccaggtaatggggattgtgatctctgctggtggcatctcctctgaggaagggcaggagggagaggaggccaggtgtcccaatgcagcttccaggggaggggcctgtgggaggagaggcacaggcacagggggcgctgggccagcaggaagtccaagatgGGAGAGGCCGCAGAAGATGAcactcctgctgccagggtttacaggtggcgatgcagctacctcaatatgtctgaggtgcagtgccgaaggaggctccgcctcccaatggagaccatgacctccatttgttagATGACTGGggtgagatcagctccaactgtgtgggtggacacctcatgccagtggctctgaaggtcacagtggccctcaacttctatgcctccggctctttccagggctcagtgggggatctgtgtggagtctcccattcagctgcccacagttgcaacaagctggtgacagaagctctgttcagacgtgtACTGACCTTTATTTACCGTACgggtgaggccagccaggctgagtgagccagaggctttgcagcgattgctaggTTCCCtcatgtccagggtgccatcgactgtacacATCAAGGTGTCAccgggtgagctgggtgccttcgtcaacaggaagagattccactccatgaacgtgcagatagtgtgtgatcacaggatgctgattctacaagtctgtgcaaggtacccaggcagctcctacgatgcttatatcctgagacactcccaggtgttgaGATTTTTCAGTGGCCCAgcttgtgtgagggcttgcaggtttaAGCGCAACCTcaagaacccctcattctgtccctggagctgcctctcaatGACAGTTGCCACTATCTCAATGGAAGAGGCaatgtgctcggccatgaggatcaATGCAATACTCATGGTCCGCATgtactcctccacaacggagaccatggcacatggaccctcatggatctccgccataTCCTCGCACACATCCCactgggcatccagcatctgctgcctaatggacgactccagaggctcatcatctgccttcaacccaGCATCATCCCGGTCCCCAGCTGTCCTCTGATTGccagcaccatgggcactctctgtctctgtctgctccTCAAATAAGTGTGAAGTGCTGTCATCAATGCacaccgagatactagctgccaatctaatgcccaccaaggtgctggcatctgcgctggtgcctggttcagagagggcGGATGTGAGCAGGTGCAAATGCcagtggcccttcggggtccacaGAGCGAGTGCCTGCTGGTGAATCCAAGatagaacaaggacatgtcattattttaagtcatcacactgtcactgtgcataccaggcaccctggtaagacaatggagatctgcatcatggtgccatcatcttccagtgatcaatggggactccaggtttgaggctcccatcaatgaaaagactgcactagaatggttgcacattctgaaactctcacctctgtgcaatgCACTCTTAcgttcgtctgacaccccagcatcTCCATGTCTGTTTGAACGTGGAGCACGatggctctccagctcaagggtgtCCTGCTCAAGCCTGGTGAGTAGCAGCGGGTTGGGCAGCCTCTGCCTGCATGTGACGTCTCTGATTgtttatggctcatcttctcctgaaaggacagaggagtattgattagtccactctctacctgcagcgccattgcagcttggccaaccccagctgaggaacacagGATACATCCGAGTCGTagcccttgagccgcaaggcactcagtacaAGCAGACAGGGCTCACCCCTTGCTcagctctggcgtcattgacaATTGAcgctcagactctagcacccctaaGGTCCACAGAGGGACAGCCACACCTCAACAATTCTGCACACTGgcccatgccaacatggcactcaccttCTTGAGTAAAGTAGGTTGTTGTACCTCTTCTGGGATTGCACCCATGTccgccgcaccacgtcatggctgctaatTGGAAACTCTTGTAGAAGCAGAATCCagaatggcttttaaaaggctAGTGGATGAATGTTGGAAAAAAATTTATAAGAGAATGGGGAAAGAACAGTGGAATGGGATAAGTAGGTAGTACTCTCTGAGAGCTGGGATGAGCATGATGAGCTGGATGGCCTCCTGTTTCATTAAAATATTATGCATCTATTTTAGATAAAAGAAGCCATTTGATGATCCTGCCTGCTTTGGTGGTGGCAGTTCTGGTGCCAACCATTCTGTACTTCTCAATCAACAAAGCAGTAAGTGCCACTTTTCAATTTAGTATAAACTACAGAAAAGTGCTAAGATGCTATCCAGTGTTCTGCTACTTCGTTGTGTAGCACTATTTGTATATACACTTTTTTTTGTAAATCAATTAAAGGAATGATAATAACAATTATTGGCTGATCAAAATAAAACATGAAGAGGTTATTATATTAGGGATGTTTTCTTTCCTTCCAGCAGTGGTCTGGTACTGAATTCCGAAGTACACAGAGATTTAGGTCACACTATGGAATTCTGACAATATCTTTTAAAATTAAAGTAGGTTGGCTGAAATAATGTGACAGAGTTGTTTTACGCGAATCATATTCCTTATGAACAAATCTGTGGAATGCTTTCTGATGAGAATAGTTAAGCACAACCATAGACTGTTTACATAAGGTTGTTCACCGATTATGGAGGATCCCCATTATATTTTCAGTCTTTTGAAAGATAAAAAATGTCACATAACAATTACTTCAATTTATAAAGATCAGTGAAATTATTAAGCAAATATCACCTAGTGGAATAAGTACTGCTACGGAATAGAATTACTAGTATAATATTACTAATGTTAGTGGAATATTATCATTAGTGAGAGTAATGATTATCATTACATAATAAATATATCGAAATAGTCAGTAAGGGCTTTGTTCAGCTTTTTCAAGCATCAGGGTTTTGGCAGTTAAAATCAGGTCAGTTTtagtaaaaactaattaaaagttaattttcagtgtttCTTTAGTTGTAAAACCACAATTTCATACAGGCCATCATTAGACATGCTTACACAGTTCTTGCATTTGGACAAACGTCAGAAACCAAAGAATAACTCCAGAAGGCTTAAAGATCCTCTTTAAGATATACTCTTATACATCTTATCCTATGATGATACAGGATTAATTATTCATGATCAAAGATGCAAGAGCACAGTTAAGACAATGGAAAGCAAATGAGAAATTGTGTGGAAACTTAGCTCTCTTCACATTGAGGGTGGGCAGATGCTGTATGTTGATTTGGGATATTGACTGCCTTCACATACATTAGATAACTATTATTTACACAAAACAACAAAGGCAAATTTATTTCAGACATCAATCCACTATCCAAATCCATATAGACACAATGGTCAATTGTCACATGTTACAACATTTCACATTACTAAGTAATATTTGTTCCCTTCAACGAGAGTTACCTATAATGACATTAATTTAGCAGTGGGAACATGAGCTTCTTTGAAGTACAGTCAAAAGGCTAAAAACCTAAATCGAATTATTCTTTGACTGACCAGAgctctgggcagaatcttctgctcctgCCAGCAGTGGGAATTGTAGCGGGCAGGGGAGCAAGATTGGGCAGGACACCAAAAATCAGCTTCCGGATGctgggaaattagtttggaatcttgTTCGCCCTACTTTCAGGGCAGCTTAAAGACAGGTCGAGTGTCTCATGAAGCTCTGTCGGGAAccccatttgcatctcatgaatgctgaTTAAAAGACCAACATGCAGGAATCTTGttctccctccaaattaagtgccccaccAGTGGGAATTTAGAACATTCACTTTCACGACTGTACATAAGTGGTGTGCACCTTGTGAGGTAGACATCTCCCTGGACTTTAACCTCAGTGGACGCTGCTTTTGCCTTCCTTTCATAACTTCACTGAGAGGTATCAGCTGCCTGTAGCACAAACTGCGCCAAGGCTTGGCATAGGGGAGGGGTGAGTTCGGGGCAAGTCTTGGGGGCTGGTGTGAAAAGAGAGTCAGGGAGCACAGTGGCAGACTAAATGGCTACTCGTGCGCCGTTCAAATGTGGCACTCGGACATTGAAGCCTAATGGGTAATGGCTGGGCAGGCCACTTCCTGACCACCCCACCACAAGATTCAACATGCTCCTCGTGAATGTATAATTAATAAGCTGGACAGCACAAGATCTCCCATGTTCAGTCACCCCAATCTCCAGTGGAAGTCTCTCCAACTTCTGCTCCCACTACCGGACTTGATCTCCAGAACAGGAAATGTATTTACATTAAAAATACACCAACGTAAATTTCACAATTTGCAATAAAAACCAAGGCTAATGTTCAAGATAGGTGAATGGTGATGGCGAGGCCTGGTGCTACTATCTACAGTGTCATTATGCCTGAGCCACAATTCTGTCAGGTCCACTTTGCTCTAGACCATGAAGAAGGGAAGGAACAATGGGGAATATTGGACCAACCTCCCACAAAGGGAGCCAATGGCTGACTTTAAAAGTCAGGTTGTGCATACGaggagactttttaaaaataaaaacaatggaTTTTCTGGTAGCTGTTGGAAAATTATTAGCTTGGTTGGGATAGGGACTAAATCAGAGCAAAGTGGTCCAAGATTCAATATTAAACCTGTGCAGAGTTAGGCTGGCAGAAATGAGATAACTCGCTGCTTCTTCATTACTGCCTGAGGGATGGGAAAGAAGGATTGACTGAGAAAGATTTTACCAAACTTAAAATATGAAAAGTTGGAAAATTTAAATTTCTTAATAGTTAGATTTTatgaaaaaattattttaagtaaTTAAGATACAACTGTTATGTAAGAATTTCTTTACAAGTAGAGCAATGTATTTTTTAAAGGGAGTAATATTGGTATGCTTATGGCACAATTTGTTAACTCATGAATGTGCAGGGCCATCGCCTTTTTAATGAATTCCTTCCTGTTTTCTAACTTTTACCAATACGCACATTGGGTAGATGAAAGGGAGCAAATAGATGTAGTTTATAAGATTTCTAGAAGACagttgataaagtgtcacataaaaACACGAGTGATTTTTATACTTTTCAATTTCATTTTACAGAAACAAGATCTGAATGAGGAAATATCCATGGGAAATTATAAAAGGTGATGGTGTGTCCCACACAAGCTGcataaatgtatttatttttgctAAACAATCAAATAGGCCTTGAATAactttgttctgatgaagagtcataagaacttgaaatgttaactgtattcttctccacagatgctgtcaaacctgctgagtttttccagctatttttgtttttgcttcagatttccagcatccgcagtattttgttttttaacTTTGTATAAGTTTGTTTTGTTACTTTTCAACCATTGAAGGGGCCGTATGGAGTTTTCCATGACAAGGCTGAAGATACTGTTTTGTAATTTTTTATTTATGCATTTAcgggatgtgagcaaggcccctgaactgagtagcttgttctaagagtcaaccacgttgctttgggtctgaagtcacatataggccagaccagtagGGATTGGTAGATTtaattccctaaaggacattaatgaaccagatgggttaatGAGAAACTATGatggtttcaaggtcaccattactgatactagctttcaactccagatttttattacttgaatttaaattacgccaactgccacggtgggattaggaacaaaggaacagggtaggccattcagccagtcaagcctgctttgccattcaattagatgattggctgatcatctatctcaacaccactttcccacactatctccatatcccttaatatcattagtctccagaaatctatggATTTCTATTTTGAACACatattcaatgattgagcttccacagccctctggggtagagaattccaaagaaattcctcctcatctcagtttgcaatggcctaccccttatcctgagattatgtcctctggtttaAGACTcaacagccaggggaaacattttatccACATCCATTCTGTCACATCCTGTAAGAAATTTGTaattttcaatgagattacccctcattctttgaaactctgggcaataagaaatattctgcctgttttttttctatcaaagtgaatagcttcacacttatagacattatattccatctgccatgttataGGCCATTCACTTCATCTGTCccatgtcctcttgaagcctccttgcatcctcctcacaacttacattcctacccagtttggtgtcatcagcaaatttggtaaTATTATAattgatccccacatccaaataatttatatagattgtgagcAGCTGTGaacccagcactgatctttgcagtacctcactagtcacagctcaccatcctgaaaatgatccatttgttcctactctctgctttttgtccattaaccaatcctcaatccattctagtatatttcccccaatcccttgcattctaattttatttaccaaccctctgtgtgggaccttatctgaaaatacaaatacatcacatccagtTTGTCAATGCTACAAGTAATTgcctcaaaaagctccaacaagtttgtcaaacatgatttccctttcataaccttaacgccacacaggtgccaggcaatgaccatctccaacagcagagaatctaactattaccccttgacattcaatggtattaccatcactgaatcccccactatcaacatcctggaggttaccattgagcagaaactgaactgtacgagccatataaatactgtggctacaaaagcaggccagaggttaggaattctgcagtgagtaacttctcaaagcatgtccaccatctagaaggcacaagtcaggagtgtgatgaaatactctccacttgcctggatgagtacagctccaacaacacaagaagcttgacactattcaggacaaagcagcccacttgactggcagcccatccataaacatttttggaattccctcccaggaagttcccctccaagccgcacaccatcctgacctggaaatatattgccattctttcactgtcgctgggtcaaaatcctggaactcactccctaacagcactgtgggtgtacctacaccacatggactgcagccgttcaagaaggcagctcaccaccaccttctcaagggcaattagcgatgggcaataaatgctggcctaaccagcaacacccataatcccatgaactaataaaaAGAGTTCATATTAACTCTtcccaattttaccattcttttctaaatattcagttatcacatcctttatcagagattctaacattttccctactactgacgtaaAGCTAACAGGTTTGTAGCtttccattctctctcttcctccattcttaaatagtcttaaatttgctactttccagtctgcaggaacgttttcagaatctatagaattttgaacaATAACCATCATTACATCCACTGTCCCTCCAGCCACATCCTCAACACTCTGAgatgaagctcatctggtccagaAGATTTATCATcatttgaacacatgtccccagagtatttgGTTCAACctgtggattactagttcagggacatcaccactatgtcaccatctcccaatACTAAGATGCAGCTG encodes the following:
- the LOC121273032 gene encoding uncharacterized protein LOC121273032 isoform X2, with the translated sequence MIFPYSSNVHVFKLASVLYLCVTCGGTLLARPDTITNSLVGEQILFPIQHQGREDQCNVTFRSRLPQTFEILVWKLNNPEKLYIVHPLYQDRVGIQKDYVVLYDAQVHDTGQYEIQIEYNGTELRKHNENTFKLQVFVFDLFVVCEEALRLKLHTITNVTTGEQVLFPIQYQSTDKYDVTFSLKFPRTFKISTWKSNNRKKLHIVHPLYQHRVAIYRDFVVLNDVHVNDTGEYEIHIDYYGTELKNRDESTFRMKVFEPVSEPVIAILRNCVSSPNIILNCSVSNGTNATIHWEKVSLSGVLNETYDERLLIIDCITEEDQYVYRCIAKNPVSNATSNQFPVSPKDWANPKDKRSHLMILPALVVAVLVPTILYFSINKAKQDLNEEISMGNYKSLQERFQNL
- the LOC121273032 gene encoding uncharacterized protein LOC121273032 isoform X1, whose product is MIFPYSSNVHVFKLASVLYLCVTCGGTLLARPDTITNSLVGEQILFPIQHQGREDQCNVTFRSRLPQTFEILVWKLNNPEKLYIVHPLYQDRVGIQKDYVVLYDAQVHDTGQYEIQIEYNGTELRKHNENTFKLQVFVFDLFVVCEEALRLKLHTITNVTTGEQVLFPIQYQSTDKYDVTFSLKFPRTFKISTWKSNNRKKLHIVHPLYQHRVAIYRDFVVLNDVHVNDTGEYEIHIDYYGTELKNRDESTFRMKVFEPVSEPVIAILRNCVSSPNIILNCSVSNGTNATIHWEKVSLSGVLNETYDERLLIIDCITEEDQYVYRCIAKNPVSNATSNQFPVSPKDWANPKDKRSHLMILPALVVAVLVPTILYFSINKAKQDLNEEISMGNYKRNIARNIAKVIVNWTADCCPCTNPHLDLYCATSRHYPNSAT